A window of Devosia chinhatensis genomic DNA:
TGTATCTCGGTCAGTTTCTGAGCCATAATCCCTCCGTGACGCGATAATGCCAAAAAAATACCACTTGTCCAGTTTGCATGGGGTGGGCATAAAGATGAGAACAAAAAACGCAGATCGCTCAATGAATAGCTGGTCACCCGCAGAAGGAAGGAGCCAAACTCGGCTGTCAATGGTATCTTATTGGTATTTAATATGTTGCGCTGATCTCCTGGCGTGGCTACGACGTCGAGACCTTGGTGGAGGAAAACGTGACTGACGAATCCCAAGGCATGTTTGGAGATGGTCCCGTGGTGCTGCCGGTCGGCGGCCCGCTCTATCTTCAACTTAAGCGCTGGATCGAAGATGCCATAAGGCGCGGCACGATCAATCCCGGCGACGCCTTGCCCTCCGAACGCGATCTGGCCCTGCGAGCGGACGTGTCCCGCGTCACAGTGCGCAAGGCCGTCCAGCAATTGGTCCAGGACGGTGTGCTGGTGCAGCGGCATGGGTCGGGCACGTTCGTTGCCCCGGAAACCCCGCGCGTCGAACAATCGCTGTCGCAGCTGACCTCGTTCACCGAGGACATGGCGCGCCGTGGCATGTCGGTGCGCTCGCAATGGCTTGATCGGGGACTTTACGCAGCGTCCCCCGAAGAAACCATGGTGCTGGGGCTCGGATCTGACGAAAGAGCGGCACGGATTTCGCGCCTTCGTTTGACGGGCGACATGCCGCTGGCTATCGAGCGCGCCAGCCTCTCGTCAACCATTCTGCCCGACCCGGCGGCGCTGGGGGATTCGCTCTACGAACATCTCGACCGTTTCGGCGTTCGTCCGGTCCGCGCTATTCAGCGCATACGGGCGGCCAATATCGCCGAGGACGATGCATCGCGTCTCCAGGTTCCGGTCGGCTCGGCCGGGTTGCATATCGAGCGCATCTCTTACCTGGCCACCGGCCGGGTGATCGAATTCACCCGCTCCATCTATCGGGGCGATACCTACGACTTCGTCGCCGAACTTCGGCTCGGCGACCCCAGTGCCGGAGCAAAATCATGACCGCTCAAACTCACATGCGTCAGGAAGTGGATCAGATCCCTGCCGTCGTGGCCGGTTTCCTCGACACGGCGACCCCTGTTCTCAATGCCGCAGCGGCCCGGTTGCGCGAGGTCGATCCGGCCTTGGTAATCACCGTCGCACGCGGCTCTTCGGACCATGCCTCGGCTTACCTCAAATACGCCATCGAGCTCACCTTGGGGCTGCCAGTGGCTTCTGTCGGTCCATCCATCGCATCGATCTATGGCAAGGATCTCAAGCTCGACCGTGCTGC
This region includes:
- a CDS encoding GntR family transcriptional regulator → MFGDGPVVLPVGGPLYLQLKRWIEDAIRRGTINPGDALPSERDLALRADVSRVTVRKAVQQLVQDGVLVQRHGSGTFVAPETPRVEQSLSQLTSFTEDMARRGMSVRSQWLDRGLYAASPEETMVLGLGSDERAARISRLRLTGDMPLAIERASLSSTILPDPAALGDSLYEHLDRFGVRPVRAIQRIRAANIAEDDASRLQVPVGSAGLHIERISYLATGRVIEFTRSIYRGDTYDFVAELRLGDPSAGAKS